The following is a genomic window from Phaseolus vulgaris cultivar G19833 chromosome 6, P. vulgaris v2.0, whole genome shotgun sequence.
ATTTCAGGGAGAAGCTTGCCCTTCCTCTTCGCCGGTCGAAGCTTCTCAAGAAGCCTCAAACCCTCGACTTCGGCTTCGGCGAACAGCGCGCATGACTCGAGGCAGTGCATCAAGCGAAGTCTCTGGAATTCAACGGAGAACGGCTTGGGAACCAACTGAGGAGCAATGGTGTCCAAGCAATCGAGGCAGAGCCTGTAGACGCGGAGCAGTTCGAGGAGCAAGACGGCGTCGTTGGACTTGGAAACCTCGGGGAGGCGTTTGGGGAGCATGGAGAGAGAGGTGTTGATGAAGGAGAGGAAGCGTTTCACGAGGGAGCGAATTAGGGTTTGGTCGGAGTTGGATTTCTTGGTAGGCTTGAGATCCGCGAGGGGGCGGAGGTAATCGGAGACTAGGGCGTAGATGCCGGGGGAATCGGAGGACTGAAGCTTGGCGATGAGAGAGGATTCGGAGGGAGAATCCATGGAAGAGTGAGTGAAGTTGCAGTTGAAATGGATGCAAGAAGCGCAAAGAAGGAGTCTGAGCTAATGTGGAAGGCGCCAAAAACACCGTTCTTCTTCCACTttaattttcaaactttgaGGATGCAACGGAGcatccatttatatatatatataacggtcttttttcaacaaatgctccattctgttttaattgttttagcttttatttctaaatattataaaacccacttttttgaaaaaaattgtattgatatttataattttataattaaaataaattttgaatgtcCTAAgtaaattataacaataaatatacactattttatttgaaattatttttttcttctttaaatttcTCTTAGGTCCACATCGTTAACAACCAtaattacatttattttcaaatgttttgtttgtttattttttccATTGTAACTATTTTTGGTTTGGTGTaaatagtttattattattttatttttctattaatatttattttatttttttattttataattacttgaatttaaaaataaacaaaataattaatattaaatttaaaataaactgTTTGAAAGAGATGcactatatttattatttgaaaagaaggaatcaattgaattttttaattgaaagtagTTGATTTGATTTagaattacttttaattattttaaaatataataaagatttaagtaaaaattcataaatatcTCACTAATGTAAAAAGAaagtataaaattaataaatttaaaatttggttttaataatattaatggttaaattacatgattttttcttcaaaatttagACAATTTAAATCTTATATAATACATAGATCGGTCAATAATCTAAATAAATGTAcgtaaactaatattttaaaaaaaatatttgtatatttatattaaaaacttaaatttataatttattttaataaatactaatATATTATATCTTTGTATACAAATATTCTTCTTTATAATTGGTTTTAAGAATGATATAGTACAAATTATACTTTCTTTGCATGTGGGTAGGGGTGGCAATGAGTGAGGTTGGTCCGCTCCGCATAGAATTTGTGGGTTGATTTTTCTAGTCCGCCCTGCATAAGGGTTAGCCCACGGGCCTACGGGCCAGTccgcataagaaatatttattaaataaataaatatttaattttttttttatttagatgcattaaGTAAATtgtctcataatattattttcatcaaACATGCGTagtaaaatgttattaaaattttcagaatgtaaaatatgaggctacatgaataaaatatgaggtgtagaaaaaaattatacattttaaagttatgcggGCCAACCCGCCCCACACTTGCCCTGTACGGGCTGCGGGTTATTTAATTGAAATGTTAGTTTCTGAAATTGGAATAACAACCTGCGAGATGTGCAGTGACCTGTGAATATGTAACTATCATTTcctttttaaagttaaaatctcACCATTTTGGTTCAATTTTTCTCTGCACAGGCTGTTCTACGTGATATTCTTGACAAGTTTTTGCCTCATGATGTTCATATAAGATCTAATGGGAGAGTCCGAGGTAATTCTGGATGTTCAGCAACTGTTAGTTTTGTCATGAAACTGTCTTGTGCCAAGAACAAAACTGCAAATCCTTTTTGCTATTTTTCTAGGATGAGTGGAAATAACACAGGTTaaactataaaaatatatagtctGTAGTTGTCCACAGCAATTATACTCGTCTATCagatttttaaattacattCGTAGCCTCAGTTTattacattattaaaaaaatgaaaattacgatttattttatcttttgaaCTTTTGGGCCAAAAAATGTTGCAAAAGTTCTCTTTATAGTGGTGAAGAATTTTGAGGTCTTGCTGTGACTTACGTTTCACCTTCTGTTGCAGTTGCTGTGACACAGCTTCTTTGGAGACCCAGGGGTTTGCTGGTAGATCAGTTTGATTCCAAGGAAGATCTAATCAATGCAGTTTTTACCTCTTCCTTTATCCCTGGGTGATTTGTTATAGTACTATTTTTCCTTAGTTGCATGTGATTTTTTACttgttataaattattaagttaATTTAGAACTTACTTACACTCACCAGATATCTTGCTCCAAGGCCAGCAACAGTGTTTCGGAATCGATTATGCATTGATGGGGGTTTGACTTTGTTTATGCCACCAACATCTGCTGCACAAACGGTATTTTCATTATTTACTAATTGGATTATTGATTGAGGTGATTTATTATTTGTTGAAACCTTTATTTAAGTGCTGAGGGGTTTATAAAATgtgttctttctttctttgttcTGTACTttgtattaactttttttattaaattgaatGATGTCCCGTCTACACGGGGGCATGATTCTACCTGAGATTTGTCATATgctcttttcctttttctttgccTTGAAATTGATCATTGTTGCCTTTGAAATTCTTGCTAGAGTCTCTGACTTGTTGATCCCCACCTCCTCTACCTCTACCCTTTCCTCTAAAATTGTTGAAATGAGTATTGGTAGAAGCTTTCAACACTTGTTCCTCGATTTCTGGTTGTTTAAACTTGTTCTCATGAACAGATGGCGAACTTTGAAATTCATTAAGAGTTCATCAATGTATTTTGATTCTTCTATGGCACATacaacaaagttgaactttggTACTAAAGAGTGAAATATCTTTTCTACAATCGTAGTTTGTTCAGCTTCGTCTCCAAATGTGCACATCTTGCTTAAAATAGTCATCATGCGAGAGAAGTAATTTGAAATTGATTCTTCAAACTTCATTCAAAGGGTTTCAAACTCAACCTGAAGAGTTTGAAGCTGCTGCCTCCTTGCTATTGTAGAACCTCTATTTTTTTATGGAATCCCAAATGTTTGGACGTGAGTGTGCAAAGGATGGTTTTTGAACAATCAATGGCTtggaaaagataattttttgCCTTTAAATCCTTCAAATCCTTCAAGCACAGTCCTTTTActtcgttttttttttaagcCTGTCACTGCTATGCCAGTTGCTGGTTCCTCAATTTCTTCAAAACAACCTGCCAATACTCCTTGTACTTCAATAGGTTCTCCATCAACATACCCCAATGGTCATAGTGTCCATCAAAGTAGGAAATGGATGATTGAACAAGGGTGTCGGTGACCATCGTCTATTGCTGCTCTAGAATAGGAATCGGAATGAAAAATTGCAGACTCTCTGTCTCACTTCCCAGTGTATGTCCAAACTTAACCTGCTggtatttattttcaatctccCTTGTTTACACTTTAAACTGAGAACCTAAACTCATACCACTATTGAAAAAATAGATGATGAAATTACAGAAGTATAAAGAAAATTCTGGAAGTGCATTTTCTTTATTAATCCATAACCTATATGTATGTAATACAACAAAAACAGTAGATAACCATTATTCTACTAACAAAAACCAATTGCATGAAAATAGGAACCGATTCAGAGCGCCGACTTTATGACTTAGTGTAACAAAACAACTACTAGACTCGCTGACTcggaataaaataaaagaaattctGAGACTTGGTCAACCGGTATCCAACCTCAATTTCTTTAACAATTTTTTGGATTTAAATAACATGATGCCTATGGAAAATGATTCCGACTTCCTCTGATCATCTACGAAAAGATGAAAAGTCAAAAAGTGTTCTAGAAATAGGTGAACTATAGGGAACCTTGGCAGGTTTATGTGGATgaaatgattgaaaatatttatttttatgcactTTAATTGTTGTATTTCAATTCAGATGTGACTAAACAGATCTATGATTTATCATGTTATTTATTTTCACGTTGTTTCAACCTAAAAAAGTATCTACCATTTTCACAGGTTCGTGTTTGTGCTTTCCCTGCAAGTCGATTGGGACTGGAAGGTATAGGAATTAGTCCAGATTGCAATCCAGAAAATGCATGTAGTCCACGGCAGGTAACCCTATTCTGTGAATTAACATAATAATTTTCGTAAGGGTAAGTAGAGATGAATATTCTGAATGAAATCATTGCAGCTTTTCAATTGGGCACTTGAACCAGCAGAAGATGCAGTTCTTGACCGACTCTTTGAGCTTGGATATCTAGATGCTGCTGTCTGGGCAAAGGAAAACCCAGTTGAAGCAATAGTTCAAGATGATAGTCCTGCGTTTGGGAACAGCAGTgcagccactgcgaactagATCGATGACGGTCCTACATATGAACTACATAATGATAGTTCACTCTGTGGGTTGAAGATGCATCGACCATTGGATCAACTAACTATGCTTCCTTGTAATGGAGCATCAAATTAGGAAAAATTCATGGGGAGAGAAGTACAGAATGAGAGTAATAATCTCgtttattcatatttattgtATATTGCATTAGAATCAAAGcaaggaaagaaagaaaaagaagaggtaatatatttaaatttaccaGTCACAAGGTTAatgtaatttgaaaattatagtgaattatAAATAGAATTTATAGCTAGTTCTTCTGTCCAAGAGAAAGTTTTGGTATTAGTTTCATGAATGTGATGTTTTCCTTTAAAGATAAGTGGTAAGGAAAACATCAGTccaaaatatattctgaaaattttattctaaaaatgtTGTTCCGAATGGAATAAATTTTTAGGAACAAACATtcagaaaccatttttttttcacaacactttctctctcccttCTTCCTCTGCAACATTCTCCCTCTCTTCTTTTTCTGCAGCAGTGATGGTGCAGCAGCTCAATGGTAGGGTATTCCAGTCTTTGTCTGATAGTAGTGGGGTGCAGTTAACAAGATACTCAATACAATTTGgatgtaattacaactcaaaatatctaaatttcaaattccgaaacaaataataaaatactatAAACCCAAAGGTCATAATCAACTAAtgaaatgatttctaaattattac
Proteins encoded in this region:
- the LOC137832849 gene encoding uncharacterized protein yields the protein MPPTSAAQTVRVCAFPASRLGLEGIGISPDCNPENACSPRQLFNWALEPAEDAVLDRLFELGYLDAAVWAKENPVEAIVQDDSPAFGNSSAATAN